Sequence from the [Bacteroides] pectinophilus genome:
GCTGCTGTCAGTTTCCTTAACCGTATTTTCCGACACACTTCCTTCTTCCGCCAGTACCTTTTCAGATGTCTCCTGAAATGTAATCATCACCTTCACCTTTCCGGCTCCGCTGATACTCCCGATAAATTCTTCAAGACGTTTCTCCGTGTATTCCTCATAATCATATACTCCACCCTGCGCCTCATATTCCGTACCATCAGAAGCACCTTTGGACGAAGCTGTTTTGTTCTGCGGAACAAATCCCAGCACAAGAAGAATCAGCGCTGCAATTATGAGAATGAATTTTTTCATTCCTATATTTTTAAGAATATTCTCTTTTATCTGATTTAATGATAACTTTTCATATTTCATACAAATCCCCCATTTTTGCAGGCACCGCAGACAGCTGTTTTATGGCATCTTAAGTTTGTACGCATGCCACGGTTACCTTTTCACTCTCAATGCCAAACTGTGACGATATATATTCCCTGAGTTCTTCACACTCTTTGTCAGCCAACGGCACATCGGATTTTTTGTTTATATTAATACTTTCAACTTTGATTGTATCATTTCTGCATTGCGACACCGTCGTATATACAGACTGTATTTTCCCGAAATCCGGGCTGTCTTTATCCAGGCAGATGTCTATCTTACAATCCTGTACATAAAGTGCATATTCCCATGCCTTTGTATCAATCATTTTTTTGAGTTCATCCATATACGGTTCTACAACTGTATTGCCGTCAATGCCTGCTGCCATAGTCCACATCTTCATGTCTGATGTATAAGCATTGCCAAGTTCCCCTGCAAGTGATGATGCCAGGTCAAATCTGCTTCCCGCAAGCGATATCAACGGTTCCGCCACAATTAATGCAAGTATTATGCCTGCAAACATTTTTACATGTTTCCTGCACGTCTTACCCGGTATCACAGCGACAAATATATCCGTCATTATGTAGAATATTACTATGCGCCGAACCCATTCCATTATGCTTTCAGTCATTGTCACGCTCCGTTTCCGGCAGGATTAGTCGATATACATATTATTGCAATTATAATAAATACGGTTGCAAGCGAACTTGCAACGAGTGACAGCATAAGCCGCATGGCATCAGCAAATCCCGTTATCATCTCAGCAAATTCCCTGCCGCACATTGGCTGCGTAAATGCCCCAACACATCTGTACGTCACCGTAAACATGGCAAGCTTTGCAACCGGGGCAGCGCATATTGTAACTATGACAATAAGTGACGCTGCACCCATCCCGTTTTTTATCAGTGCGCCTGCACCAAGAAGTACTGATGAAAGTGTGCTTACTCCGCCGCCAATCCCCGGTATCAGCCCTACCGCCCGCGTAAGAACACCCCTGTTCACTCCGTCTGCCATCGGTGCCACCATGCCCTGAATCAGATTTATTCCGATAACGGCTGCCATCGAGCTTTTTATTATCCATTTCAGGACCGTCATAATAAGTCCCGCTATTTTATCAAGTCCTCCTCCGGTTATCGCATCCGCAGCCATAATCATTACATATATGCTGCCTCCCGTTATGACCACATCCGAAAAGACATAATTAAGCACAAGCACCGCAAGCATAACGCCTTCCGAGAAAGCCGCTGCACTAAAATTGCCGCTGCATAACGCTACGCATGAAAGATATGCCGGCATAAGCATCTTAATAAATCCTGTGACACTTGCCAGCACGTCATATGCAATCCCGGCAGTACACGTATATGCTGCAGCCATAACAGTTACCGCTGCTATCCTTGACAGCTTTTTTCCGGTATCTGATACTGATGAATCTGCAAATACTGATGCAAAATTGGTGAAGAGTGCGGTAAACACTGCGATAATAAGTATCTGGCAGATACCCGTGACATTTTCTCTCAGTTCTGCGGTTGCTGCAATAACAATCCGGTTCCACAGCTGCGGAAGTGAATCAGCCACGCCGTTGCTTATGATGCTTCTCACAAGTGTTTCAAAATCAAGCCCGTCCACCTGTGTGTCGACAGATGACAGATTATATTTTTCAAGTACATCTAATACAGACTTCATAATGCAAGACACCTCTCTATCGAATCAACAAGTGCCATAATAACCGGCATTCCCGCTGCTATAACTGACAGCTTTCCAAACATCTCAACCTGCCCTGCTATGGCGTTGTAACCGCAGTCTTTGCATATTCCCGATGTTATTTCTGCAATATATGCAATCCCGGCCATCTTAAGCAGTATACTTATGTATTCCGATTTGATTTCCGTAAGCTTCTGCAGCCGTTCAAGAAGCTGGACAATCGTCTCTATACGTGCAATGCAGCATGCTGCAACTATTATTCCGGCACACAGCGGTACGAATATTGCAAACTCTGATTTTATCTGCCTGAGCATAAGTGCCACAATACATGCCCCCACTGCTGCCAGTGCAATTCTAAGCATACTCCGCCTCCTGTTCTGATAACTTTAAACCCAGTCAGAGTGAAAAAAGTTTTTTAATTGTTTCAAACAGATCATATATGTAAGGAACAATCCATAAAAGCACAAGCAAAAGCCCTGCCAGACTTACAAGGAATGCCTGCTCGTCCCTGCCGCTGTGTTTGAGCACCTGATTGATGACTGATACCAGAATACCGACCGCCGCTATTTTAAATATAAAATTTATATCCATCACAGACTCCATTTTTAACTAATCATTTTATATAAGGATTATGCATACAAATGCACCACATGCAATACTCAGCGTCTTCGCTGCACGGCACTGATTGTCCACATGTGCTGCCGCATCGGATATCTGTGTTTCAAGCACTGACATATACAGGCGGATTGAATCTGTCTGCATCTGTGCATTAAGATAGCCAAGGCTTTTTCCGAAGTTGTACAATTCTGCAATATCCGTATCTGTAAGATGCAGACTTCCTTCATGCCTATTTACGCAGCTGTCCCATATGTCAGATGCACGTTCCCCTTGTGCCTGACTTACAAGGCGCGACATATCCGCAAACATTTCCGATATCTCCTTATCAATACATCTTGCTGATGCCGCCTCAAAGCACTCAGCAAGTGCTGATGATGAATACGCAATCTCATTGTTAAGAATCATCATGCACCTTCGCAATGCATCAAGCTCAAGAAGTCTTTTTCTGTAACCGCAGGCAATCTGTCTGCCTGTAAGTACGGCTGATGCCATAACCAGCGCCATTCCACATATTTTCAAAAAAATATGTATCACAGAACCACCTCCTCTTCGATGCTTCCCGCGCCGCTGCTTCTTCCAAGCGTCACTATTCTTTTAAATACATTCATTGCAAGGAGTTCTGCAAACTGCGGCTTCTGCCTGAGCTCATCTGCATTATATGCGTGTGCCGTAGCTATAATGGAACATCCGCAGTTCATGACATATCTGACTGCTTCTATGTCATCCGGTGTGGCAATCTCATCAACCGCAATAACGCGGGGTGACATTGAACGTACAAGCATTACCATGCCTTCTGCTTTGGGGCAGCAGTCGAGCACATCCGTTCTTATGCCAAGATCATTCTGCGGTCTTCCGTTGTAACATGCTGCTATCTCTGAGCGTTCATCAACGACCCCTACCGTCTGGCCTTCATAGTAGCTGTTTCCATTGGATATCTGCCTTATAAGATCGCGCAGCATCGTCGTCTTGCCGCATCCGGGCGGTGATATGATAAGTGTATTTTCTATTTGGGTACTGTTATGAATAAAACCATAGACAGATGCAGCACAGCCCCTTATCTGATGTGCCACACGTATATTAAAAAATGAGATGTGCTTTATCGTTTTTATTTTGCCGTCCTGCATGACCATCTTACCGGCTAGTCCTACCCGGTGTCCGCCCGGAATCGTTATAAATCCCTGGCGTATATCATCCTCATATGCATACAGTGAGTGATTGCTTATAAGCTCTAACGCTTCTCTCATATCCTCAGGCGTTACAATGCACTGCTCCATAAGAATCTCAGTATTATCATATCTCAGTATCAGTGGCATACCTGTGCGAAGATGTACCTCTTCCAACCTGTCATATGATATCTGCTGTCTCAATATTGTGCTTCTGACATTCTGTGGAAGCACTTTTGTTATTTCGGAAATTCTGTGATTGTCCATATGTCCCTCCCGTTCTTTTTAGCATTATATGAACGGGAGAGCTATGGTATTACATGAAATTTAAAGACGTTTAAGAACTTCAAGAAGATAATCCCAGGTTCTCTTTGCAGACGCAATATCGAGTCTTTCCTGAGGTGTATGGATATCAAGTATATCCGGTCCGAATGACACGCAGTCCAGACCTCCTGCCTTTGCTGAGAGTATTCCGCATTCTACTCCCGCATGTATTGATTCTACTTTCATATCCCTGCCAAACATGTCATGATATGTCTCAATCATGCACTGCCTGAGCTTTGAATCAGCTGCATACTCCCATGCCGGATATCTTGCAGATATCTCACATTCTGCGCCGAATGCACCGGCAACACACTGCATCTTCGTCTCAAGATAATCAAGTGAAGATTCTTTTGAACTTCTGAGAAGATATCCTAGTTCAAGCCTGCCATCAGAATAATTCATCACACCAAGATTAAGTGATGTTTCAACCATACCCGGCATATCATGACTCATTGCGATGACTCCGTACGGAAGTGCCGTGATAAATGATGCAATACGCTGTGTCTGCCCTGCCTGTGTAACTGTCCCGTACTGTTCCGTCAGACCATTGTTATCAAGCTTCTCCAGTCTTACAGATAATCCATGGTCAGTACTTCTGTATTCATCCTTTATAATCTGTGTGAATTCATTCAGCGTGCCCTGAATCTTTGCGTTTTCCCCTGCATCGCAGCATACAACTGCCTGTGACGATGTAGGAATCGCATTGTCCTTGCGTCCGCCGCTAAGTTCTGCAATGCCTGTATCTGCATCCCCGGCAAGCATCAGAAGAAGCCTTGCCATAAGAACATCGGCATTAGCACGCCCTTTGTCTATCTCGCATCCTGAGTGTCCGCCGGTAAGACCGTCAATCGTTATTCTGTAAAATACGTCGCTCTCATCAGGCTTATGCGTGCCTGCATCAAGCGTGCACGATACATGGCTTCCTCCGGCACAGCTTGTAAGTATACAGCCTTCTTCCTCAGAATCTATATTAAGCAGCATATGTCCCTTAAGCATTGAGATATCAATGCCGCCTGCGCCCTCCATGCCGGTCTCCTCACTTACAGTGAACACAACCTCAAGACGCGGATGGCTTATACTGTCAGATGCAAGTATTGCAAGTGCATATGCAACCGCAATACCGTCATCTCCTCCAAGCGTTGTACCTGTTGCATGAAGAAATCCATTATCTATAGCCAGTTTAAGTCCATCTTTTCTGAAATCTATCTCTGTGTCAGCCGTCTTCTCACAGACCATATCAAGATGTCCCTGAATTATCACAGGTTCATGGTCCTCATAGCCTTCTGATGCCTCTTTTATTATAATGACATTATAAAGGTCGTCCTGATAGTATTCCAAGCCGTGTTCTTTTGCAAAACTGACGCAGTAATCACTAAGCTGCTTTTCATTATATGAGTCATGTGGGATTGAACATATCTTCTCAAAATATTCAAAAACCACTTTCGGTTCAAGTCCTTCTGTTACTCTCATAATAATCTCCATTCCGCAGGCACAATGTGCCGGAGGAATCGCGAGCCAAATGTCAGATTTGGCTCTGCGATAAATGCTATTTGTGGCGCCTGCAGCACAAATAGCTGTGTGAAAAATCAGATATCAATCTGTATTTTTCACACTAATCTCCATTCCGCAGGCACAAAGTGCTCTTAACTAAAGAGCGCCCTAAGTATGATAAATATAAATACTATGATAAATATTATCGTCCCCGACTTTCCCTCTGACTTCCTGCCGTTTTTTGGTTTCATCATAGTCATAGGTGCAGGCCGGTGATATTCATCGTGCCCCTTTGTAAAATCATCTTCATCTATAATAGTCTGCAGAATTCCGGGTGAAATTATACCCTGAGGAATTATCTCACCCTTAAAACTGTTGGACTTCATCAGCCTTATAAGCTCGCCTGTAGTTCTGTCATACATTGGATGCGTATCCGGCACTCTTGTCCTGTCAATAATATATTCCCATACAGCCGGGTACAGGTCATCTATATTCTTAAGTGTATTGGTAAGCTTCAACGTGAATGCAGCCTGCCTTAAAAGATGCATATACTCAGGTTTGTTGAGCAGATATCTCCATGCTGACATATTATTCTTTGTAATGTCATGTGTATAGACACGTTCAAACTGTCTGAAGAAATCTGCTGATTTATCTGATACGACACTGTCATCCTGTTCCGACATATATCTTGCAAGCGCCTTGTCCTTATAAGTACTGTTCTGCATCTGCTGATGCTGTTCAGGTACTGATGTACGCTGTTCAGGTATTTTTGAACATTGTTCAGGTATTTTTGAACATTGTTCAGGTATTTTTGAACATTGTTCAGGTATTTTTGAACATTGTTCAGGTATTATGGTACGCTGTTCAGGCATTACGGTACGCTGTTCAGGCATTGTGATGCGTTGCACCTGCGCCATAACAGGTTCGGCACCATAGAATACATCCTGCTTAACTCCGCCATACTTCTGCAGATTGGCAATAAGCTTTTTATTCTGGGCCGCAAAACCATATACCTTAAAATGCTCAATAAGATATTTCCATATATTATCATCAAGTCCGCTTACATTACTCATGTAACTGTCAAACTCTGTGATAAATGAATCAGTCCTCTGTAATGTCCTGTAATCGGAATCATCAATAACACTCTTCCATACCGCGTGTGAATTCTTAAGTTCACCGGAACATATATTGCCGATTATTATCATGAACTCATCAAGATATCTGTCATCGTTAAAATTAAAATCGAGATCCTCAGCCCTCTTTCCGTCCTTAACCGCAATCATTCTGGCTGCTTCCCTGAGTGCTTCCTTATATGTAACATACAGCCTTCTGTAGTCCGACGGATTGCGTTCCGGATTTATGCTGATAACCTGCTTTGTAAATGCTTCATTTATCGTTTTATAATCATCACACGGCTCAATTTTGAGCATTTTCCAATCTGTCATACTGTCTACCCCTCATTATCCGGTACAATCACCTTCGTTCCGCTTATTCCAAACACCTCTGTTGTTATAGTAGAAGATGTTCCGTCAAGCGTCTTCCATTCTATCTC
This genomic interval carries:
- a CDS encoding stage III sporulation protein AE; translation: MKSVLDVLEKYNLSSVDTQVDGLDFETLVRSIISNGVADSLPQLWNRIVIAATAELRENVTGICQILIIAVFTALFTNFASVFADSSVSDTGKKLSRIAAVTVMAAAYTCTAGIAYDVLASVTGFIKMLMPAYLSCVALCSGNFSAAAFSEGVMLAVLVLNYVFSDVVITGGSIYVMIMAADAITGGGLDKIAGLIMTVLKWIIKSSMAAVIGINLIQGMVAPMADGVNRGVLTRAVGLIPGIGGGVSTLSSVLLGAGALIKNGMGAASLIVIVTICAAPVAKLAMFTVTYRCVGAFTQPMCGREFAEMITGFADAMRLMLSLVASSLATVFIIIAIICISTNPAGNGA
- a CDS encoding stage III sporulation protein AF; its protein translation is MTESIMEWVRRIVIFYIMTDIFVAVIPGKTCRKHVKMFAGIILALIVAEPLISLAGSRFDLASSLAGELGNAYTSDMKMWTMAAGIDGNTVVEPYMDELKKMIDTKAWEYALYVQDCKIDICLDKDSPDFGKIQSVYTTVSQCRNDTIKVESININKKSDVPLADKECEELREYISSQFGIESEKVTVACVQT
- the spoIIIAA gene encoding stage III sporulation protein AA, translated to MDNHRISEITKVLPQNVRSTILRQQISYDRLEEVHLRTGMPLILRYDNTEILMEQCIVTPEDMREALELISNHSLYAYEDDIRQGFITIPGGHRVGLAGKMVMQDGKIKTIKHISFFNIRVAHQIRGCAASVYGFIHNSTQIENTLIISPPGCGKTTMLRDLIRQISNGNSYYEGQTVGVVDERSEIAACYNGRPQNDLGIRTDVLDCCPKAEGMVMLVRSMSPRVIAVDEIATPDDIEAVRYVMNCGCSIIATAHAYNADELRQKPQFAELLAMNVFKRIVTLGRSSGAGSIEEEVVL
- a CDS encoding stage III sporulation protein AD: MLRIALAAVGACIVALMLRQIKSEFAIFVPLCAGIIVAACCIARIETIVQLLERLQKLTEIKSEYISILLKMAGIAYIAEITSGICKDCGYNAIAGQVEMFGKLSVIAAGMPVIMALVDSIERCLAL
- the spoIIIAC gene encoding stage III sporulation protein AC, translated to MDINFIFKIAAVGILVSVINQVLKHSGRDEQAFLVSLAGLLLVLLWIVPYIYDLFETIKKLFSL
- a CDS encoding stage III sporulation protein AB, with translation MIHIFLKICGMALVMASAVLTGRQIACGYRKRLLELDALRRCMMILNNEIAYSSSALAECFEAASARCIDKEISEMFADMSRLVSQAQGERASDIWDSCVNRHEGSLHLTDTDIAELYNFGKSLGYLNAQMQTDSIRLYMSVLETQISDAAAHVDNQCRAAKTLSIACGAFVCIILI
- a CDS encoding stage III sporulation protein AG gives rise to the protein MKYEKLSLNQIKENILKNIGMKKFILIIAALILLVLGFVPQNKTASSKGASDGTEYEAQGGVYDYEEYTEKRLEEFIGSISGAGKVKVMITFQETSEKVLAEEGSVSENTVKETDSSGGTRDTREYSASKSYLTDGKQGTDSPYVIQEKKPQAQGVVVIAQGADNPEVVSSITAAAQALLNVPVHRIQVLRMNK
- a CDS encoding aminoacyl-histidine dipeptidase, translated to MRVTEGLEPKVVFEYFEKICSIPHDSYNEKQLSDYCVSFAKEHGLEYYQDDLYNVIIIKEASEGYEDHEPVIIQGHLDMVCEKTADTEIDFRKDGLKLAIDNGFLHATGTTLGGDDGIAVAYALAILASDSISHPRLEVVFTVSEETGMEGAGGIDISMLKGHMLLNIDSEEEGCILTSCAGGSHVSCTLDAGTHKPDESDVFYRITIDGLTGGHSGCEIDKGRANADVLMARLLLMLAGDADTGIAELSGGRKDNAIPTSSQAVVCCDAGENAKIQGTLNEFTQIIKDEYRSTDHGLSVRLEKLDNNGLTEQYGTVTQAGQTQRIASFITALPYGVIAMSHDMPGMVETSLNLGVMNYSDGRLELGYLLRSSKESSLDYLETKMQCVAGAFGAECEISARYPAWEYAADSKLRQCMIETYHDMFGRDMKVESIHAGVECGILSAKAGGLDCVSFGPDILDIHTPQERLDIASAKRTWDYLLEVLKRL